A window of Indicator indicator isolate 239-I01 chromosome 40, UM_Iind_1.1, whole genome shotgun sequence contains these coding sequences:
- the ADAR gene encoding double-stranded RNA-specific adenosine deaminase produces the protein MAETKEKICNYLFSVEESTALNLAKGIGFSRAKDVNAFLSALEKLGDVRKQNTNPPRWALTDRKRERMQLRLKASTLPQAAEAELPLPFAPPCPQEVAAAVTTTTTTTTTSPSSSSAAAATAAASPAVTSEEGSLENGQQSVGQSDGSEVDAALPEDPKGKFSSLSSYDNSEDAKWATDDIPDNLNTIAKQPNESEAIMNCQPCPAYAAHYETAFPCTPVEKLMACQEKNPVSGLTEYSQFTSQHCEFALLEQTGPSHEPRFKFQAVINGRRFPPAEAGSKKLAKQEAAAKAMKILMSEAENGGGGHGGVQCEEQPPSTNSEGELSLHPEPEASPAAAQLQLLPGKHPISVLMEYGQKSGNSIEFQLLSQEGPPHDPRFSYCVKMGDQIFPAVVGNSKKGAKQMAAEVAVKILSGESLPQVLPEQPFLKPQGDQASHSSGPYITTLDDSKTSKSKGVGDLIKYLNVNPVSGLLEYARSNGFAAEFKLIDQSGPPHDPKFVYQAKVGGRWFPAVTAHSKKQGKQEAADAALRVLIGETERNERLEGMNITELPVSGSTLHDQLAMLSHQCFITLTAGIQHSLLGRKILAAIIMRKANKGLGVVVSIGTGNRCVKGEELSLKGETVNDCHAEIISRRGFIRFLYSELLKYNPSSPASAEQSIFEPAAAGRKLRVKSGVSFHLYVSTAPCGDGALFDKSCTDQAAVLGQAQHQPLFENPKQGKLRTKVENGEGTIPVESSDIVPTWDGIQHGERLRTMSCSDKILRWNTLGLQGALLSHFLEPVYLSSITLGYLYSQGHLTRAICCRLAREGSRLQDQLQAPYHLNHPEVGRVSVYDSARQTGKTKESSVNWCLADEGEVEVLDGTKGKVDGPKLEVSRVSKRKIFGLFQQLCAKHSRRDLQGLSLYSEAKEAATAYQGAKQSFFRALEELGYGSWIQKPREEENFSLPEA, from the exons ATGGCTGAGACCAAGGAGAAGATCTGCAACTACCTGTTCAGCgtggaggagagcacagcccTCAACCTGGCCAAGGGCATTGGCTTCTCCAGGGCCAAGGACGTCAACGCCTTCCTGAGCGCCCTGGAGAAGCTGGGGGACGTCCGCAAGCAGAACACCAACCCCCCCCGCTGGGCCCTCACCGACCGCAAGAGGGAGAGGATGCAGCTGAGGCTGAAGGCCAGCACGCTGCCGCAGgcagctgaggcagagctgccccTTCCCTTCGCTCCTCCTTGTCCTCaagaggtggctgctgctgtcaccaccaccaccaccaccaccaccacctccccttcctcctcctctgccgccgccgccaccgccgctGCTTCCCCGGCGGTGACCTCGGAggagggcagcctggagaatggGCAGCAGTCCGTGGGGCAGAGCGATGGCAGTGAGGTGGATGCAGCCCTGCCTGAGGACCCCAAGGGCAAATTCTCCAGCCTGAGCAGTTATGACAACTCTGAGGATGCCAAGTGGGCCACGGACGACATCCCGGACAACCTCAACACCATCGCCAAGCAGCCCAACGAGTCGGAGGCCATCATgaactgccagccctgccctgcttaTGCTGCCCACTATGAGACTGCCTTCCCCTGCACCCCTGTGGAGAAGCTGATGGCTTGTCAGGAGAAGAACCCTGTGAGTGGCCTCACTGAGTATTCCCAGTTCACCTCCCAGCACTGTGAGtttgccctgctggagcagactgGACCCTCGCACGAGCCACG GTTTAAGTTCCAGGCAGTGATCAACGGTCGCAGGTTCccaccagcagaagcaggcagcAAGAAATTGGccaagcaggaggcagcagccaagGCCATGAAGATCCTGATGAGTGAGGCAGAgaatggaggaggaggacatgGTGGGGTTCAGTGTGAGGAGCAACCTCCCTCCACCAACTCTGAAGGGGAGCTG TCTCTGCACCCAGAGCCTGAAgcctcacctgcagcagctcagctccagctgctccctgggaaGCATCCCATCAGTGTCCTGATGGAGTATGGGCAGAAGTCAGGCAACTCCATCGAGTTCCAGCTGCTCTCTCAGGAAGGGCCTCCTCATGACCCCAG GTTCAGCTACTGTGTGAAAATGGGAGACCAAATCTTCCCTGCCGTGGTAGGGAACAGCAAGAAGGGAGCAAAGCAGATGGCAGCCGAAGTTGCTGTGAAGATTCTTTCTGGAGAGTCTCTGCCTCAGGTCTTGCCTGAGCAG CCTTTCCTGAAGCCCCAGGGGGACCAGGCCAGCCACAGCTCCGGCCCATACATCACCACTCTGGATGACAGCAAGACCTCCAAATCCAAAGGTGTTGGGGACCTCATCAAGTACCTGAACGTCAACCCCGTCAGTGGGCTGCTGGAGTACGCTCGCTCCAACGGCTTCGCTGCTGAGTTCAAGCTCATTGACCAGTCAGGACCTCCCCATGACCCCAA GTTTGTCTATCAGGCAAAGGTTGGAGGTCGTTGGTTCCCTGCTGTCACTGCCCACAGCAAGAAGCAAGGCAAGCAGGAGGCAGCCGACGCCGCCCTCAGGGTCCTCATtggggagactgagaggaaCGAACGCCTGGAGGGGATGAACATcactgag ctccctgtgagTGGCAGCACCCTGCATGACCAGCTGGCCATGCTGAGCcaccagtgcttcatcaccctcactgctggcatccagcacagcctgctggggAGGAAGATCCTGGCTGCCATCATCATGAGGAAGGCAAACAAAGGCCTGGGAGTGGTGGTCAGCATTGGGACAG GGAATCGTTGTGTGAAGGGGGAGGAGCTGAGCTTGAAGGGGGAGACAGTCAACGACTGCCATGCAGAAATCATCTCCAGGAGAGGCTTTATCAG GTTCCTCTACAGTGAGCTGCTGAAGTACaacccctccagccctgcctctgcagagcagagcatctttgagccagcagcagcagggaggaagctgagggtgaagagtggagtctccttccaccTCTACGTCAG cacagccccatgtgGAGATGGAGCTCTCTTTGACAAGTCCTGCACTGACCAGGCTGCGGTGCTGgggcaggctcagcaccaacctctctttGAGAACCCCAAACAAGGCAAACTGAGGACCAAGGTGGAGAATG GGGAAGGCACCATCCCAGTGGAGTCCAGTGATATTGTGCCCACCTGGGATGGCATCCAGCACGGAGAGCGCCTGAGGACCATGTCCTGCAGCGACAAAATCCTGCGCTGGAAcaccctggggctgcagggggctcTGCTCTCCCACTTCCTGGAGCCTGTCTACCTCAGCTCCATCACCCTGG GTTATCTCTACAGCCAGGGCCACCTCACTCGTGCCATCTGCTGCCGCCTGgccagggagggcagcaggctgcaggaccaGCTGCAGGCTCCCTACCACCTCAACCACCCTGAG GTGGGGAGGGTCAGTGTCTACGACTCAGCGAGGCAGACAGGGAAGACCAAGGAGTCCTCAGTGAATTGGTGTCTTGCTGATGAAGGAGAAGTGGAGGTCCTGGATGGCACCAAAGGGAAGGTGGATGG ccccaagcTGGAGGTCTCTAGGGTCTCCAAGAGGAAGATCTTTGGcctcttccagcagctgtgtgccaAGCACAGCCGCAGGGACCTGCAGGGCCTCTCGCTCTACTCGGAGgccaaggaggcagccacagcctaccagggagccaagcagagcttcttcagagccctggaggagctgggctATGGCAGCTGGATCCAAAAACCCCGggaggaggagaacttctccCTCCCTGAGGCATAA